In Parus major isolate Abel chromosome 8, Parus_major1.1, whole genome shotgun sequence, a single window of DNA contains:
- the LRRC8B gene encoding volume-regulated anion channel subunit LRRC8B codes for MITLTELKCLADAQSSYHILKPWWDVFWYYLTMIMLLVAVLAGALQLTQTRVLCCLPCKLEFDNHCAVPWDLVKANLNMSASSTAPIIIPLKIQNYLHRQQYSYIDAVCYERQLHWFAKFFPYLVLLHTFIFAACSNFWLYYPSTSSRLEHFVAVLQKCFDSPWTTRALSETVAEQSARKLPIAKSKTVISSPQSSGDIGASRQSLPYSQHGLETTGRENSSVLDKKEGEQAKAIFEKVKKFRVHAEEKDVVYTVYMKQIIVKVFVVVIIVIYVPYYLSFITLEIDCVVNVQAFTGYKRYQCVYSLAEIFKVLASFYVVLVIFYGLTCTYSLWWMLRSSLKQYSFEKLREKSNYTDIPDVKNDFAFILHLADQYDPLYSQRFSIFLSDLSENELKQINLNNEWSVEKLKNKLVKNSQDKTELHLFMLNGLPDSVFELTEIEVLSLELIPEAKLPSAVTQLVNLKELNVYHSSLTMDYPAVNFLEENLKTLRLKSSEMGRIPFWVFHLKNLQELCLTGYFMLDHHNSIYSDGFQGLKNLRSIHLKNNLSRIPQVITDLLPSLQHLSINNEGNKLIVLNNLKKLVNLRTLELICCDLERIPHSIFTLNNLHEIDLKENNLRTVEEIISFQHLKNLSCLKLWHNSISYVPVQIGALSNLEQLYLNYNNIKNVPLQLFLCRKLHYLDLSYNKLTSIPEEIGYLTNLQYLALTKNHIEMLPDGLFQCKKLQFLLLGNNSLMNLSPFVGQLLNLVHLELIGNYLESLPAELEECQLLKRNNLIVEERLLKTLPPRVRERLQACSDKS; via the exons ATGATCACGCTAACAGAACTCAAATGCTTAGCAGATGCCCAGTCATCCTACCACATACTAAAACCATGGTGGGATGTCTTCTGGTATTACCTCACCATGATAATGCTGCTAGTTGCTGTGCTTGCTGGGGCTCTCCAGCTTACTCAAACCAGAGTATTGTGTTGTCTTCCTTGCAAGCTAGAATTTGACAATCATTGTGCTGTGCCTTGGGATTTAGTTAAAGCCAACCTTAACATGTCAGCTAGCTCGACAGCACCAATAATCATCCCGCTTAAAATCCAGAATTATCTCCATCGGCAGCAGTATTCCTACATTGATGCAGTCTGTTATGAGCGACAGCTTCACTGGTTTGCCAAATTTTTTCCATACCTAGTGCTTTTgcatacttttatttttgcagcttgCAGTAATTTCTGGCTTTACTACCCTAGTACAAGTTCCAGGCTTGAGCACTTTGTAGCCGTCCTTCAGAAGTGTTTTGACTCTCCCTGGACAACGCGTGCCCTCTCAGAAACAGTTGCTGAGCAGTCTGCGAGGAAGTTGCCGATAGCCAAATCCAAAACAGTGATTTCATCACCTCAGAGTTCAGGAGACATAGGGGCCAGCAGACAGTCCCTACCATATTCACAACATGGCTTGGAAACaactggaagagaaaattcaaGTGTTCTTGACAAAAAAGAAGGGGAGCAAGCTAAAGCTATATttgaaaaagtgaagaaattcAGAGTACATGCTGAAGAAAAGGATGTCGTATACACAGTGTATATGAAACAGATTATAGTGAAAGTCTTTGTAGTTGTCATAATAGTAATTTATGTCCCCTACTATTTATCATTTATTACACTTGAAATTGATTGTGTAGTTAATGTTCAAGCCTTTACAGGCTACAAAAGGTACCAGTGTGTTTATTCGCTAGcagaaatttttaaagttttggcttcattttatgttgttttaGTGATTTTCTATGGATTAACTTGTACTTACAGTTTGTGGTGGATGTTAAGGAGCTCACTTAAGCAATACTCTTTTGAGAAGttgagagagaaaagtaattACACTGATATACCTGATGTGAAGAATGACTTTGCATTTATTCTTCACTTGGCAGATCAGTATGATCCTCTTTATTCCCAACGATTCTCAATATTCCTGTCTGATTTGAGTGAAAATGAACTCAAACAGATAAATCTTAACAATGAATGGTcagtggaaaaactgaaaaataaactagtAAAAAACTCCCAAGACAAGACTGAACTTCACCTTTTCATGTTAAATGGTCTTCCAGACAGTGTCTTTGAACTGACAGAAATAGAAGTCCTAAGCCTGGAACTTATTCCTGAAGCCAAACTTCCTTCAGCTGTGACCCAGCTTGTCAATCTTAAAGAACTCAATGTTTATCATTCATCACTAACAATGGATTATCCAGCAGTCAActttttagaagaaaatctgaaaacctTGCGTTTGAAGTCTAGTGAGATGGGAAGAATTCCATTTTGGGTCTTTCATCTAAAAAACCTACAAGAACTGTGCTTAACAGGATATTTCATGCTAGATCATCACAATTCCATATACAGTGATGGCTTTCAGGGGCTAAAAAATCTGAGATCAATTCACTTAAAAAACAACCTTTCCCGTATACCTCAAGTGATTACAGATCTTCTGCCTTCTTTACAACACTTGTCTATCAACAATGAGGGAAATAAACTGATAGTGCTAAATAACCTGAAGAAGCTGGTAAACCTGAGGACATTGGAACTAATCTGCTGTGATTTAGAGCGCATTCCCCATTCCATTTTTACCCTAAACAATTTGCATGAAAttgacttaaaagaaaataatctcagaACAGTGGAAGAAATAATTAGTTTCCAACATCTTAAGAATCTTTCTTGCTTAAAATTGTGGCACAACAGTATTTCATATGTCCCAGTGCAGATCGGTGCATTATCAAACCTGGAACAGTTGTATCTAAACTATAATAATATTAAGAATGTTCCATTGCAGCTATTTCTTTGTAGAAAGTTACACTATTTGGATCTTAGCTATAATAAGCTAACCTCCATCCCTGAAGAAATCGGTTATCTGACCAACCTGCAGTACTTGGCTTTGACAAAAAACCAT ATTGAAATGCTACCTGATGGattatttcagtgcaaaaagCTGCAATTTCTTCTTCTGGGAAATAACAGTCTGATGAATTTGTCCCCCTTTGTGGGTCAGCTACTGAATCTTGTTCATTTAGAGCTCATTGGAAACTACCTTGAATCACTTCCTGCTGAACTGGAAGAATGTCAGCTCTTAA